Proteins encoded together in one Bradyrhizobium sp. CB82 window:
- a CDS encoding haloacid dehalogenase type II — MMLTDFDALTFDCYGTLIDWESGMVEALKSLTERVKHPPARDQILEAHARHESSQQKYTPAKRYRDLLSIVYKRLAEEWGVHVTHEDCVEYGRSVGNWPTFEDSPGALQYLKKYFKLVILSNVDNESFQASNRRLQVEFDAIYTAEDVGSYKPSSRNFDYMIEKLGEIGVKKEKILHTAESMFHDHKPANEHGLKSCWIYRRHAQQGFGATMNPGQMPHVDFRFNSMHDFVKAHQEQIRSARLS; from the coding sequence ATGATGCTCACCGATTTCGACGCGCTGACCTTCGACTGCTACGGCACCTTGATCGATTGGGAGAGCGGGATGGTCGAGGCACTGAAGAGCCTCACGGAACGCGTGAAGCATCCGCCCGCGCGCGACCAGATACTGGAAGCGCATGCGCGTCATGAATCGAGCCAGCAGAAATATACGCCAGCCAAGCGATATCGGGATCTTCTGTCGATCGTTTACAAGCGTCTCGCCGAGGAGTGGGGCGTGCACGTCACCCACGAAGATTGCGTCGAATATGGCCGGTCCGTCGGAAATTGGCCGACGTTCGAAGATTCTCCGGGAGCGCTTCAGTATCTGAAGAAGTATTTCAAGCTCGTCATCCTTTCCAACGTGGACAACGAGAGCTTCCAAGCGAGTAATCGCAGGCTCCAGGTGGAATTCGACGCGATCTATACCGCCGAAGACGTCGGATCGTACAAGCCATCGTCCCGAAACTTCGACTACATGATCGAGAAGCTGGGAGAGATCGGAGTGAAGAAGGAGAAGATCCTGCACACGGCCGAGAGCATGTTCCATGACCACAAGCCGGCGAACGAGCACGGCTTGAAGTCGTGCTGGATCTACCGTCGTCACGCCCAGCAGGGCTTCGGAGCCACCATGAATCCGGGCCAGATGCCGCACGTCGATTTCCGGTTCAACAGTATGCATGACTTCGTCAAGGCTCATCAGGAGCAGATTAGGTCAGCTAGACTGTCATAA
- a CDS encoding DeoR/GlpR family DNA-binding transcription regulator — protein MAETSNSRTSETRVQRLQRLRRAVETSGALHLRDAAELLKVSEMTVRRDLAGRESALALLGGYVVNAASPMGVKYAFEQEIDQHTQDKLLACRAAAAAIKEGDTIFIDCGTTMQSLAHCLPEDMPLSVICYSLNVASIVTRRPATQVMLMGGLYHPSSQSFSSEDGLSYLRRLGVNKAFISAGGVHWTRGASCSNFHEVPIKQAVIATAMESMLVVDASKLGSLKPASFADVGAFSRIIVGGSAAADMRKHFRSLPVEYVSDAT, from the coding sequence ATGGCTGAGACGTCGAATTCACGAACCAGCGAGACGCGCGTGCAGCGCCTTCAGAGGCTGCGCCGCGCCGTCGAGACCAGCGGAGCGCTGCACCTCCGGGATGCCGCCGAGTTGCTCAAGGTCTCCGAGATGACGGTGCGACGCGACCTTGCAGGGCGGGAGTCCGCGCTCGCTTTGCTCGGCGGTTACGTCGTCAATGCGGCTTCTCCAATGGGCGTGAAATACGCCTTCGAACAGGAGATCGACCAGCATACGCAGGACAAACTCCTGGCCTGCCGAGCCGCGGCCGCGGCGATCAAGGAGGGCGACACGATCTTCATCGATTGCGGAACCACGATGCAGTCGCTGGCGCATTGCCTGCCCGAGGACATGCCGCTCTCGGTGATCTGCTATTCGCTGAACGTGGCGAGCATTGTCACGCGGCGACCGGCAACGCAGGTGATGCTGATGGGCGGACTTTATCATCCGTCATCGCAGTCGTTTTCGTCCGAGGATGGCTTGTCCTATTTGCGCCGGCTGGGCGTCAACAAGGCCTTCATATCCGCAGGCGGCGTGCACTGGACTCGCGGAGCGAGTTGCTCCAACTTTCACGAGGTTCCGATCAAACAGGCCGTCATCGCCACCGCCATGGAGAGCATGCTGGTGGTCGATGCCAGCAAGCTCGGCAGCCTGAAACCGGCGTCCTTCGCCGATGTCGGGGCGTTCTCGAGGATCATCGTCGGCGGCTCGGCCGCCGCCGACATGCGCAAGCACTTCCGCAGCCTTCCCGTCGAATATGTAAGCGACGCAACCTGA
- the deoC gene encoding deoxyribose-phosphate aldolase, giving the protein MDWVDDIRINLSAAERRIASLPGRRTVKNDAQAAWLLKAIACIDLTTLNGDDTAERVKRLCAKARAPVRGDILDALGFAGRRVHTGAVCVYHRFVATAVEALEGAGIPVAAVSTGFPAGLVPHDLKLREIEASVRDGAQEIDIVITREHVLTGDWRALYEEVKDFRAACGDAHLKAILATGDLKTLRNVAKASMVAMMAGADFIKTSTGKEGVNATLTVTLAMLRMIRSYRERTGYRIGFKPAGGISTAKDVLNYQFLMKEELGREWLEPSLFRVGASSLLADIERQLEHHVTGRYSAFNRHPVG; this is encoded by the coding sequence ATGGATTGGGTCGACGATATCAGGATCAATCTGTCGGCCGCCGAGCGGCGCATTGCCAGCTTGCCGGGACGGCGGACGGTCAAGAACGATGCGCAGGCGGCGTGGCTGTTGAAGGCGATCGCGTGCATCGACCTGACGACGCTCAACGGCGACGATACGGCCGAACGCGTGAAGCGTCTGTGCGCGAAGGCCAGGGCTCCGGTCCGAGGCGACATTCTCGATGCGCTCGGCTTTGCCGGCCGTCGCGTGCACACGGGCGCGGTGTGCGTCTATCACCGGTTCGTCGCGACGGCGGTCGAAGCGCTCGAGGGGGCGGGCATCCCTGTCGCCGCGGTGTCGACCGGCTTTCCGGCAGGACTCGTGCCGCACGACCTGAAGCTTCGTGAGATCGAAGCCTCCGTCAGGGATGGCGCGCAGGAGATCGACATCGTCATCACCCGGGAGCACGTCCTGACTGGTGATTGGCGCGCGCTGTACGAAGAGGTGAAGGATTTTCGCGCGGCCTGCGGCGATGCGCATCTCAAGGCCATTCTGGCAACCGGCGATCTCAAGACGCTGCGCAACGTCGCCAAGGCATCGATGGTCGCGATGATGGCGGGTGCGGACTTCATCAAGACGTCCACCGGCAAGGAAGGCGTGAACGCAACGCTGACGGTGACCCTCGCGATGCTGCGGATGATCCGGTCCTATCGGGAGCGCACGGGCTACAGGATCGGATTCAAGCCGGCGGGCGGAATCTCGACAGCGAAGGATGTGCTCAACTATCAATTCCTGATGAAGGAGGAGCTGGGGCGCGAGTGGCTCGAGCCCAGCCTCTTCCGCGTGGGCGCGTCCAGCTTGCTTGCCGACATCGAGCGCCAGCTCGAACATCACGTCACCGGTCGCTACTCGGCCTTCAACCGTCATCCCGTGGGCTGA
- a CDS encoding bifunctional salicylyl-CoA 5-hydroxylase/oxidoreductase, which translates to MRIVCIGGGPAGLYLGLLMKRRHPEHVVTVVERNKPYDTFGWGVVFSDAMMQAMRIADPESAAEIEDAFNHWDDIELVFRGTRQRTTGHGFIGIGRKHLLNILQRRCEALGVELVFEREVDSDLEFPDADLIVASDGVNSRIRARYAERFQPDMVIRPNRYIWLGTKKAFDAFTFDFRRTEHGWFQAHIYKFDSETSTFIVETTEEAYNGHGLGDLDQQGSIEFCEKLFAETLDGAKLLTNARHLRGSAWLNFSRLICGKWSVFNGRSHVVLMGDAAHTAHFAIGSGTKLALDDAIELANQFDRHGHSRDRIETVLEAYEEVRRVDVARIQNAARNAMEWFEVVGRRYADTLEPPQFFYSMLTRSQRISHENLRLRDRTWLEGFERWFAARSGIAVKDGERVPPPMLTPHRVRGLSLANRIMVSPMAMYSAQDGLINDFHIAHLGARAMGGAALIFAEMTCVSPDARITPGCLGLWNDAQAAQWRRLVDLVHSVGHAKVGIQLGHAGRKGATRVPWEGIDQPLESGDWPLISASALPYLPHSQLPRSMDRGDMDRVRDDFVAATRRAAAAGVEWLELHCAHGYLLSSFLSPLTNRRTDEYGGSHDNRARFPLEVFKAMRAAWPSDRPMSVRLSCHDWTAGGNTPADAAIFAAMFKEAGADVIDCSSGQVWKEEQPIYGRLFQTPFADLIRNEVGVETIAVGAISEADHANSILAAGRADLCAIARPHLADPAWTLHEAARIGITAVNWPKQYLSAKGQYETNLARAAAAAAQ; encoded by the coding sequence ATGCGCATAGTCTGTATCGGCGGCGGCCCCGCCGGGCTCTATCTGGGCCTCCTGATGAAGCGCCGGCACCCGGAGCACGTCGTCACCGTCGTCGAGCGCAACAAGCCCTACGACACGTTCGGCTGGGGCGTGGTGTTTTCCGACGCCATGATGCAGGCGATGCGGATCGCCGATCCCGAAAGTGCAGCCGAGATCGAGGACGCCTTCAATCATTGGGACGACATCGAGCTCGTCTTCAGGGGGACGCGCCAGCGCACGACCGGCCATGGCTTCATCGGTATCGGACGCAAGCACCTGCTCAACATCCTGCAGCGGCGTTGCGAGGCGCTCGGCGTCGAGCTGGTTTTCGAACGCGAAGTCGATTCTGATCTCGAATTCCCCGATGCCGACTTGATCGTCGCGTCCGACGGCGTCAATTCCAGGATCCGTGCCCGCTACGCCGAGCGGTTCCAGCCCGACATGGTGATCCGGCCGAACCGCTATATCTGGCTGGGCACCAAGAAGGCGTTCGACGCCTTCACGTTCGACTTCCGCAGGACCGAACACGGCTGGTTCCAGGCGCATATCTACAAGTTCGACAGTGAAACGTCGACCTTCATCGTCGAAACCACGGAAGAAGCCTACAACGGCCATGGGCTTGGCGATCTCGACCAGCAGGGTTCGATCGAATTCTGCGAGAAGCTCTTCGCCGAGACGCTGGACGGTGCGAAGCTCTTGACCAACGCCCGCCATCTGCGCGGCTCGGCCTGGCTCAATTTCAGCCGCCTGATCTGCGGCAAATGGAGCGTGTTCAACGGCCGCTCCCATGTCGTGCTGATGGGCGATGCCGCGCACACGGCGCATTTCGCGATCGGCTCGGGCACCAAGCTCGCGCTCGACGACGCCATCGAACTCGCCAACCAGTTCGATCGCCACGGCCACAGTCGCGACAGGATCGAGACCGTATTGGAAGCCTACGAGGAGGTGCGCCGCGTCGACGTCGCTCGCATCCAGAATGCGGCGCGGAACGCCATGGAATGGTTCGAGGTGGTCGGCCGGCGCTATGCCGACACGCTCGAGCCGCCGCAGTTCTTCTATTCGATGCTGACGCGCTCGCAGCGCATCAGCCACGAGAATCTTCGCCTGCGTGACCGCACCTGGCTGGAAGGCTTTGAGCGCTGGTTTGCCGCGCGCTCAGGGATCGCCGTCAAGGACGGCGAGCGCGTGCCGCCGCCGATGCTGACCCCGCACCGCGTGCGGGGGCTCAGCCTTGCAAATCGCATCATGGTCTCGCCGATGGCGATGTATTCGGCGCAGGATGGGCTCATCAACGACTTCCACATCGCCCATCTCGGCGCACGCGCCATGGGTGGCGCCGCGCTGATTTTTGCTGAGATGACCTGCGTCTCGCCCGATGCGCGGATCACGCCGGGTTGCCTTGGCCTCTGGAACGATGCTCAGGCGGCGCAGTGGCGTCGCCTCGTCGATCTCGTTCACAGTGTCGGACATGCCAAGGTGGGCATTCAACTCGGTCACGCGGGACGAAAGGGCGCGACCCGGGTTCCCTGGGAAGGAATCGATCAGCCGCTGGAGTCCGGAGATTGGCCGCTGATTTCGGCGTCGGCATTGCCATATTTGCCGCACAGCCAGTTGCCGCGGTCGATGGACCGAGGCGACATGGATCGCGTGCGCGACGATTTCGTCGCGGCAACCCGTCGCGCGGCGGCGGCCGGCGTCGAGTGGCTCGAGCTCCATTGTGCCCACGGCTATCTGCTGTCGAGCTTCCTGTCGCCGCTGACCAACCGGCGGACCGACGAGTACGGCGGCAGCCACGATAATCGCGCGCGCTTTCCGCTGGAGGTGTTCAAGGCGATGCGCGCCGCATGGCCATCCGATCGCCCGATGTCGGTGCGCCTGTCCTGCCATGACTGGACGGCGGGTGGCAACACGCCGGCGGACGCGGCGATCTTCGCTGCGATGTTCAAGGAAGCGGGTGCTGATGTGATCGACTGCTCGTCGGGACAGGTCTGGAAGGAGGAGCAGCCGATCTACGGACGCCTGTTCCAGACTCCTTTCGCCGACCTGATCCGAAACGAGGTCGGTGTCGAGACCATCGCGGTCGGCGCGATCTCCGAAGCCGATCACGCCAACTCGATCCTCGCCGCAGGCCGCGCCGATCTCTGCGCCATTGCAAGGCCGCATCTCGCAGATCCTGCCTGGACGCTGCACGAAGCCGCGCGCATCGGCATCACCGCCGTGAACTGGCCGAAGCAATATCTGTCCGCCAAGGGCCAATACGAGACCAATCTGGCGCGCGCCGCCGCTGCGGCCGCGCAGTGA
- a CDS encoding acyl-CoA dehydrogenase family protein codes for MSSATKLIRRDWLDWPFFEPRHHAIGEALDRFVRSGTIDKIDHDDVDGACRRLVRAMGEAGLLECAVASADGDATTIDSRSICLSRESLAHADGLADFAFAMQGLGSGAIALGGSAELRKAVLPKVRSGEWLSAFALSEKEAGSDVAAMSCTARADGDHYVIDGEKTWISNGGIADVYTLFARTGEAPGARGISAFVVFPHDPGFSIAERIDVIAPHPLATLRFTNCRIPGSRRLGAPGGGFKLAMQTLDIFRASVAAAAVGFARRALDEAVSYAQNRHMFGATLGDLQLTQAALGDMATDTDAAALLTYRAAWRRDVQKLPTTREAAMAKLTATETAQRVIDRAVQMFGGRGVRKGEIVESLYREIRALRIYEGATEVQKLIVARELLKPR; via the coding sequence ATGAGCTCCGCTACAAAACTGATCAGGCGCGATTGGTTGGACTGGCCGTTCTTCGAGCCGCGCCATCATGCGATCGGCGAGGCGCTCGACCGCTTCGTGCGGTCGGGGACGATCGACAAGATCGACCACGACGATGTCGACGGCGCTTGCCGCAGGCTCGTGCGCGCGATGGGCGAGGCGGGGTTGCTCGAGTGCGCGGTCGCCTCGGCCGATGGCGATGCGACGACGATCGATTCGCGTTCCATCTGCCTGTCACGCGAGTCGCTCGCCCATGCCGACGGGCTCGCGGATTTCGCCTTCGCCATGCAGGGGCTCGGTTCGGGCGCGATCGCGCTCGGCGGCTCGGCCGAGCTTCGCAAGGCCGTGCTGCCAAAAGTTCGATCGGGCGAATGGCTGTCGGCCTTCGCACTGTCGGAGAAGGAGGCGGGGTCGGATGTTGCGGCCATGTCCTGCACAGCGCGCGCCGACGGCGACCACTACGTCATCGACGGCGAGAAGACCTGGATATCGAACGGCGGCATCGCGGACGTCTACACGCTGTTCGCGCGAACCGGCGAGGCGCCGGGCGCTCGCGGCATTTCGGCCTTCGTCGTCTTCCCCCATGATCCCGGGTTCAGCATTGCCGAACGTATCGACGTCATCGCACCGCATCCGCTCGCGACGTTGCGCTTCACGAACTGCCGCATTCCGGGGAGTCGTCGTCTCGGTGCGCCCGGCGGTGGCTTCAAGCTCGCCATGCAGACGCTCGACATTTTTCGTGCCTCGGTCGCCGCCGCGGCCGTCGGCTTTGCACGGCGCGCACTCGATGAGGCGGTGTCGTATGCGCAGAACCGGCACATGTTCGGTGCGACGCTCGGCGATCTCCAGTTGACTCAGGCCGCGCTCGGCGACATGGCGACCGACACCGACGCCGCCGCGCTCCTGACCTACCGCGCGGCCTGGCGCCGCGATGTTCAGAAGCTGCCGACCACCCGAGAAGCTGCGATGGCTAAGCTGACGGCGACCGAGACCGCGCAGCGCGTCATCGACCGCGCCGTGCAGATGTTCGGCGGACGCGGCGTGCGCAAGGGCGAAATCGTCGAGAGCCTCTACCGCGAAATCCGCGCGCTGCGGATCTACGAGGGCGCGACCGAGGTCCAGAAATTGATCGTCGCGCGCGAGCTTTTGAAGCCGCGTTGA
- a CDS encoding aldehyde dehydrogenase family protein, which translates to MSVQHYYETMDYGPAPEADGVARSWLAKHRSVFGHFIGGSFVAPHSGKHLATIEPATGKVLAKIAEGSAPDVGAAVDAARLAQPLWAALGGHGRARHLYALARMLQRNARLFAVLEAIDNGKPIRETRDLDVPLAARHFLHHAGWAQLQERELAGHVPIGVIGQIIPWNFPLLMLAWKIAPALAAGNTVVLKPAEFTSLTALLFAELAAEAGLPSGVLNVVTGDGATGALLVEHPGIDKIAFTGSTEVGRLIRQSTAGSGKSLTLELGGKSPFIVFDDADIDGAVEGVVDAIWFNQGEVCCAGSRLLLQEGIAETFRKRLLRRMETLRVGMPLDKAIDMGAVIAPVQLERIKSLVETGVKEGAEKYQACAAIPAEGCFYPPTLLWNVHPSSTVATEEIFGPVLVAMTFRTPDEAVMLANNTRYGLAASVWSETIGLALDIAPKLLCGVVWINATNLFDAAVGFGGYRESGFGREGGREGIYEYLKPKAWSARKARPKASPSPAPSAEGAGFGIPSIDRTAKLFIGGKQVRPDGNYSRSLLSPKGRQIGEVGEGNRKDVRNAVSAARSAESWARATAHNRAQILFYLAENLSARRDEFAKRIAEMTDAPGAKARAEVGASIERLFSYGAWADKYEGAVHAPPLRGVALAMHEPIGVVGVACPDEAPLLAFVSLVAPLIAMGNRVVTVPSERHPLAATDFYQVLETSDVPPGVVNIVTGSHDDLVKVLAQHDDVDAIWVFGSKEASATAERLSAGNLKRTLVDHGLMLDWYDKAASEGPILLRHAVQVKNIWIPYGE; encoded by the coding sequence ATGAGCGTCCAACACTATTACGAGACCATGGATTACGGCCCGGCGCCCGAGGCGGACGGCGTGGCGAGATCCTGGCTGGCCAAGCATCGCTCCGTATTCGGCCATTTCATAGGCGGCAGCTTCGTCGCGCCGCATTCCGGCAAGCACCTGGCGACGATCGAGCCTGCCACCGGCAAGGTGCTTGCGAAGATCGCCGAAGGCTCAGCTCCCGATGTTGGGGCGGCTGTCGATGCTGCACGTCTGGCGCAGCCGCTTTGGGCTGCCCTCGGTGGCCACGGGCGCGCCCGCCATCTCTATGCGCTGGCGCGGATGCTGCAGCGAAATGCGCGTCTGTTCGCGGTGCTGGAAGCGATCGACAACGGCAAGCCGATCAGGGAAACTCGCGATCTCGACGTGCCGCTTGCCGCGCGCCATTTCCTTCATCATGCCGGCTGGGCGCAGTTGCAGGAGCGTGAGCTCGCCGGTCATGTGCCGATCGGCGTCATCGGGCAGATCATTCCCTGGAATTTCCCGCTGCTGATGCTGGCGTGGAAGATCGCGCCGGCGCTGGCCGCCGGCAATACGGTCGTGCTGAAGCCGGCGGAATTCACCTCGCTCACGGCCTTGCTGTTCGCCGAGCTTGCCGCCGAGGCGGGCCTGCCGTCCGGTGTGTTGAACGTCGTCACGGGTGACGGCGCGACCGGCGCGTTGCTCGTCGAGCATCCCGGCATCGACAAGATCGCCTTTACGGGCTCGACGGAGGTTGGCCGGCTCATTCGGCAATCGACCGCCGGTTCGGGCAAGTCGCTGACTCTGGAGCTGGGAGGCAAATCTCCCTTCATCGTGTTTGACGACGCCGATATCGACGGTGCCGTTGAAGGCGTTGTCGATGCCATCTGGTTCAACCAGGGCGAGGTCTGCTGCGCCGGCTCGCGCCTGCTCCTGCAGGAAGGGATCGCGGAGACGTTCCGCAAGCGGCTCCTCCGCCGCATGGAGACTCTCCGTGTCGGCATGCCGCTCGACAAGGCGATCGACATGGGCGCGGTGATCGCGCCGGTGCAGCTCGAGCGCATCAAGTCGCTGGTCGAGACCGGGGTGAAAGAGGGGGCAGAAAAGTATCAGGCCTGTGCCGCGATCCCGGCGGAAGGATGCTTCTATCCGCCGACCCTGCTCTGGAACGTGCATCCGTCCTCGACCGTCGCCACTGAGGAGATCTTCGGTCCCGTGCTGGTCGCGATGACGTTTCGCACGCCAGACGAGGCTGTCATGCTCGCGAACAATACGCGCTACGGACTTGCGGCCAGCGTGTGGAGCGAGACGATCGGGTTGGCGCTCGACATTGCACCGAAACTGCTGTGCGGAGTCGTCTGGATCAACGCGACCAATCTGTTCGATGCCGCCGTGGGGTTTGGCGGCTATCGCGAGTCCGGCTTCGGCCGCGAGGGGGGCCGTGAAGGCATCTACGAGTATCTCAAGCCCAAGGCCTGGAGTGCGCGCAAGGCGCGACCGAAAGCGTCGCCGTCGCCGGCTCCGTCGGCTGAGGGGGCCGGATTTGGCATACCCTCGATCGATCGGACGGCGAAGCTGTTCATCGGCGGCAAGCAGGTTCGGCCCGACGGCAATTACTCGCGCAGCCTGCTTTCGCCGAAGGGACGGCAGATCGGCGAAGTGGGCGAGGGCAACCGCAAGGACGTGCGCAATGCCGTATCTGCCGCGCGCTCGGCCGAGTCATGGGCGAGGGCAACGGCACACAATCGTGCACAAATTCTCTTCTATCTTGCCGAGAACCTGTCCGCGCGACGTGACGAGTTCGCAAAGCGGATCGCCGAGATGACGGATGCGCCGGGAGCAAAGGCGCGGGCGGAGGTCGGTGCGAGCATCGAACGGCTGTTCAGCTACGGCGCCTGGGCCGACAAGTACGAGGGCGCCGTTCATGCGCCGCCGCTGCGCGGCGTGGCGCTGGCGATGCACGAGCCGATCGGCGTGGTCGGCGTGGCCTGCCCCGATGAAGCGCCGCTGCTTGCGTTCGTCAGCCTGGTCGCACCGCTTATCGCCATGGGCAATCGGGTCGTCACTGTTCCCAGCGAGCGGCATCCGCTCGCCGCGACGGACTTTTACCAGGTGCTGGAGACGTCGGATGTGCCGCCCGGGGTTGTCAACATCGTGACCGGCAGTCACGACGATCTCGTCAAGGTGCTCGCCCAGCATGACGATGTCGATGCGATCTGGGTTTTCGGATCGAAGGAGGCCTCGGCAACCGCGGAACGGCTGTCTGCCGGCAATCTCAAGCGCACGCTGGTCGATCACGGGCTGATGCTCGATTGGTACGACAAGGCGGCGAGCGAGGGCCCGATCCTGCTGCGCCATGCGGTGCAGGTGAAGAACATCTGGATTCCCTATGGTGAGTAG
- the rbsK gene encoding ribokinase, with protein MSKNGVAVLGVFVVDLAFRADKMPAIGETIAGSGFAMGPGGKGSNQAVAAARAGADVTFVSRIGSDAFGELAMKTWEAEGIQPRVVRATTAPTGAAFIYVHETRGDNAIIVVPGAASELSPADVEAAKDAISGSRVFVTQLEQPVDAARCGLEIARAAGSVTVFNPAPAAKLDDGLFALCDYVVPNESEVEMLTGIAVADIAAARRAGDVLLAKGAGTALITLGERGALLHARDRSVHVPAFAVGKVVETTGAGDAFVGGFAAALARGAEPLEAVRFGSATAGISVTRPGTAPAMPRRLEIEALLREQPAR; from the coding sequence ATGAGCAAGAATGGTGTTGCCGTGCTCGGCGTGTTCGTGGTCGATCTGGCCTTTCGAGCCGACAAGATGCCTGCAATAGGCGAAACGATCGCGGGATCGGGATTTGCCATGGGACCCGGCGGGAAGGGGTCGAACCAGGCTGTCGCCGCGGCCCGTGCGGGGGCCGACGTGACGTTCGTCTCCCGGATCGGCAGCGATGCATTCGGCGAGCTTGCGATGAAAACCTGGGAAGCCGAGGGCATCCAGCCGCGCGTCGTGCGCGCCACGACGGCCCCGACCGGGGCTGCGTTCATTTATGTCCACGAGACGCGGGGTGACAATGCGATCATCGTTGTCCCGGGCGCCGCGAGCGAGCTCAGTCCGGCGGATGTGGAGGCAGCGAAGGATGCCATTTCCGGCAGCCGCGTCTTCGTGACCCAGCTCGAACAACCGGTCGATGCCGCTCGTTGCGGGCTTGAGATCGCCCGTGCCGCGGGCAGTGTGACGGTGTTCAACCCCGCGCCGGCGGCCAAGCTCGACGACGGCCTGTTCGCACTCTGTGACTATGTCGTGCCTAACGAAAGCGAAGTGGAAATGCTCACGGGAATCGCCGTGGCGGACATCGCGGCGGCTCGCCGCGCGGGTGACGTTCTTCTTGCAAAGGGCGCCGGAACCGCACTGATCACGCTTGGAGAGCGCGGCGCGCTGCTTCACGCGAGGGATCGCTCGGTTCACGTGCCGGCCTTTGCCGTCGGCAAGGTGGTCGAGACGACCGGCGCCGGCGATGCATTTGTCGGCGGATTCGCCGCGGCACTGGCGCGCGGCGCCGAGCCGCTCGAGGCGGTGCGCTTCGGCTCGGCGACGGCCGGAATCTCGGTCACGCGGCCCGGGACGGCGCCTGCGATGCCGCGCCGTCTAGAGATCGAAGCCTTGTTGCGAGAGCAGCCCGCCCGATGA
- a CDS encoding FAD-binding oxidoreductase — MSKSVHVHAFRDLLDGGGIVDDPERIATYTTDQRQTFTGSTFAVLKPATTKEVSDIVRLAARLNIGIVPQGGNTSYCGGATPDASGRQIIVSLERMDRIREIDPVSMSISVDAGAILKNVQDAAAGAGLLLPLSLGAEGSCQIGGNISTNAGGLSVVRYGMTRDLLLGIEVVLSDGTVVSDMRKLRKNNTGYDVKQCFVGSEGTLGIVTGAVLRLAPLPARRATAWLKLTAGAPLAELLALVRRESADLITTFEFMTARSIALATAAMTNPPAVGAGPGGAVLVELASSSSHLDLDGLMEAILGEAIGFGWIEDAYLAQSGVQQASMWEVRETIPEGEKRRNGSVKHDISVPLASIQRFLDVAGSQVRAHDADLELSVYGHVGDGNLHYNVLVPPDADRIEFTREIERGLSLQLYDTAASLGGTFSAEHGVGRFKKHLLEKYGDAGRIAAMRRIKAAFDPSDILNAGAVVRPFEAGSIG, encoded by the coding sequence ATGTCTAAGTCGGTCCACGTTCACGCCTTTCGCGACCTTCTTGACGGCGGGGGCATCGTCGACGATCCGGAGCGCATCGCGACCTACACGACGGATCAACGCCAGACCTTCACCGGCTCGACGTTCGCGGTACTGAAGCCGGCGACGACGAAGGAGGTTTCCGACATCGTGCGGCTGGCGGCGCGCCTCAACATCGGAATCGTTCCGCAGGGCGGCAACACAAGCTACTGCGGCGGCGCGACGCCGGACGCCTCTGGACGGCAGATCATCGTGAGTCTCGAGCGGATGGACAGGATTCGGGAGATCGATCCGGTCTCCATGAGCATCTCCGTCGACGCCGGCGCCATCCTGAAGAACGTACAGGACGCGGCGGCGGGCGCCGGGCTTCTGTTGCCGCTCAGCCTCGGCGCCGAAGGGAGTTGCCAGATCGGCGGCAATATCAGCACGAACGCCGGCGGATTGTCCGTCGTGAGATACGGGATGACCCGCGACCTTCTTCTCGGAATCGAGGTCGTGCTGTCGGACGGCACCGTGGTCTCCGACATGCGCAAGCTGCGGAAGAACAATACCGGCTACGACGTCAAGCAGTGCTTCGTCGGAAGCGAAGGGACCCTCGGGATCGTCACAGGCGCCGTGCTGCGTCTGGCGCCCTTGCCTGCCCGTCGCGCGACCGCCTGGTTGAAGCTCACGGCGGGCGCCCCGCTCGCCGAGCTCCTCGCTCTTGTCCGGCGGGAGTCCGCTGACCTGATCACGACGTTCGAATTCATGACCGCCAGATCGATCGCGCTCGCGACCGCCGCAATGACCAACCCGCCCGCCGTTGGCGCCGGCCCTGGCGGCGCGGTCCTCGTCGAGCTCGCCTCCTCTTCCAGTCATCTCGATCTCGACGGGCTGATGGAGGCCATCCTCGGCGAAGCCATCGGATTCGGGTGGATCGAGGACGCGTACCTCGCTCAAAGCGGAGTCCAGCAGGCCTCCATGTGGGAGGTGCGCGAGACCATTCCGGAGGGCGAGAAGCGCCGCAACGGATCGGTGAAGCACGACATCTCCGTACCGCTCGCCTCCATCCAGCGCTTTCTGGATGTGGCCGGCTCGCAGGTGCGTGCCCATGACGCCGATCTTGAGCTTTCCGTCTACGGCCACGTCGGCGACGGCAATCTGCACTACAACGTCCTGGTCCCTCCGGACGCCGACCGGATCGAGTTCACCCGCGAGATCGAAAGAGGCCTCTCGCTGCAACTCTACGATACGGCCGCATCTCTCGGCGGCACCTTCAGCGCGGAACACGGCGTCGGTCGGTTCAAGAAGCATCTCCTGGAGAAGTATGGCGACGCGGGCCGTATCGCCGCGATGCGCCGGATCAAGGCCGCCTTCGATCCGTCGGACATCCTGAACGCCGGCGCGGTGGTTCGTCCGTTCGAGGCTGGCAGCATCGGATGA